Proteins from a genomic interval of Zingiber officinale cultivar Zhangliang chromosome 2A, Zo_v1.1, whole genome shotgun sequence:
- the LOC122041215 gene encoding GDSL esterase/lipase At4g10955-like — protein MTTEPRQAEWKPIMVDGYRREEEDAAACHPYHFLVSGPRNLPSPNWKDLLHSSWKDPDYRRTAMACFVQAAYLLELDRQEKRAEAAGLAPNWWKPFRYKLRRTLVDARDGSIYGAVLEWDRVAAMADLVLARPRGAPKLVLALRGTLLRRPTARRDLMDDLRFVARESLKGSVRFAGALEVVRAAAERFGSAGVCVCGHSLGAAFALQVGKALAKEGLLVECHLFNPPSVSLAASLRIAGEKASYALRRTPHPSKKLASGSTVNTWRARWLPNLYVNNNDYICCYYGVSSEQDTGGEGDRVAKLFVVAKGPTSFLEAHGLQQWWSDDLELELAANDSKLINRQLRSLYAFSDRS, from the exons ATGACGACAGAGCCGCGGCAGGCGGAGTGGAAGCCGATCATGGTCGACGGTTatcgcagagaagaagaagacgccGCCGCCTGTCATCCCTACCATTTCCTCGTCTCCGGCCCTCGCAATCTCCCCTCCCCTAATTGGAAAGATCTCCTCCACTCTAGCTG GAAGGATCCGGACTATAGGCGGACAGCCATGGCTTGCTTCGTTCAAGCAGCGTACCTCCTCGAATTGGACAGGCAGGAGAAGCGAGCGGAGGCGGCTGGACTCGCTCCCAATTGGTGGAAGCCCTTCAGGTACAAATTACGGCGCACGCTGGTGGACGCCAGGGACGGTTCCATCTACGGCGCCGTCCTCGAATGGGACCGCGTCGCTGCCATGGCGGACCTTGTGCTCGCGCGGCCCCGCGGCGCGCCAAAGCTCGTGCTGGCCCTCCGGGGCACCCTGCTGCGCCGCCCCACTGCGCGACGGGACCTGATGGACGACCTCCGCTTCGTGGCTCGCGAGAGCCTGAAGGGCTCTGTGCGCTTCGCCGGAGCTCTGGAAGTGGTTCGCGCGGCCGCCGAGCGCTTCGGCAGCGCCGGCGTGTGCGTCTGCGGCCACTCCTTGGGCGCCGCCTTCGCGCTCCAAGTCGGCAAGGCGTTGGCGAAGGAAGGACTGCTCGTGGAGTGCCACCTGTTCAACCCGCCTTCGGTCTCCCTCGCCGCGAGCCTCAGGATCGCCGGCGAGAAGGCCAGCTACGCGCTGCGAAGAACGCCCCACCCATCGAAGAAGCTCGCTTCAGGCAGCACCGTGAACACCTGGCGCGCACGGTGGCTGCCGAACCTGTACGTCAACAACAACGACTACATTTGCTGCTACTACGGCGTCTCCTCCGAGCAAGACACCGGCGGCGAGGGAGACCGAGTGGCGAAGCTGTTCGTAGTGGCGAAGGGGCCCACAAGTTTCCTGGAAGCTCACGGGCTGCAACAATGGTGGTCCGATGATCTGGAGCTGGAATTGGCGGCTAATGACAGCAAGCTCATAAACAGGCAGCTGCGGTCCCTGTATGCGTTCTCCGATCGAAGTTAG
- the LOC122041216 gene encoding double-stranded RNA-binding protein 8-like, translating into MDFEGVVLSEGTDKTNDRTTVKSFDNAKGVQSCYVFKSRLQEYAQKVGILTPVYQTLKEGPSHEPVFKSTVIVNDVRYDSLPGFFNRKAAEQSAAEVALLEIHKSGLMTENMPTVHKTGLCKNLLQEYAQKMNYAIPSYIHTKSSSGVTPYICTVEIGGIQYIGAAARTKKEAEIKAARTALLAIQSQSNAGYDGASHYAVLPGKRKVKELEVEAEVVKKIKTNKASFKKRWSKKRFHRNNDGQVAESHKDEPQIAVSEDESTIPGRGNDVQIQEPNHDP; encoded by the exons GGGTTCAAAGCTGCTATGTTTTCAAGAGTCGTTTGCAAGAGTATGCCCAAAAAGTAGGCATTCTTACACCTGTTTATCAGACTCTTAAGGAAGGTCCTTCACATGAGCCTGTCTTCAAGTCAACTGTCATTGTTAATGATGTCAGATATGATTCTCTTCCTGGTTTTTTCAACCGGAAAGCTGCAGAACAGTCTGCTGCTGAGGTTGCTCTATTGGAGATCCACAAATCAGGCCTCATGACCGAAAACATGCCCACAGTT CACAAAACTGGTCTATGCAAAAATCTGCTCCAGGAGTATGCTCAGAAAATGAACTATGCAATCCCATCGTACATCCACACCAAAAGTTCCTCCGGAGTAACACCATATATATGTACTGTCGAGATTGGAGGAATTCAATATATAGGAGCTGCAGCTAGGACAAAAAAGGAAGCTGAGATTAAAGCTGCAAGGACAGCACTTTTGGCTATTCAGA GTCAGTCTAACGCAGGTTATGACGGTGCGTCGCACTATGCCGTACTTCCTGGTAAAAGGAAAGTGAAGGAATTAGAGGTAGAAGCTGAAGTAGTGAAGAAGATCAAAACTAATAAGGCGAGTTTCAAGAAGAGATGGTCCAAAAAGAGGTTTCATCGAAATAATGATGGTCAAGTAGCTGAATCTCACAAAGATGAACCTCAGATAGCTGTCTCAGAAGATGAATCGACGATCCCCGGGAGAGGTAATGATGTTCAAATTCAGGAGCCTAATCATGATCCTTGA